The stretch of DNA GGGCAAGGCGGGCGACATCAGCTGCCTGGACCTCCTCGTACTGAATGTACTTTTGAGCTTTTTCGAGGAGGTCGTCCCAGGTGGGTGGCTTTTCAATGCCAACAGCTTTGGAAAAATCGCTGCCCGGGCGAAGGCCCCTCTGCAGCAAATACTTCTTCATATCATCGGTCGTCTCGACCTGCACGGCCTCTTTATTGAACCTCTCGACGAAATTGCGGAGAGTTTCTTCCTCAGCTTGGTATATGGCCTCCAAGGCAAGCACAATCTTTGGATGCTTGCGGGAAGCTGTGAAGTGTCTACAGAACTTGTCTGTAAGGTCTCTCCACGAGTGGATAGAGTGAGGGGGCAGGCTTTGGTACCATGCCATAGCTCCCTTCCTCAGCGTGGTCGGGAAAAGTCTGCACCTAATGGCACCGCTAATATTCCTGAAATCCAGATTAGCGTTGACATTAGCTATGTGATCGTCGGGGTCGGTCAAACCATCGTACGCAGGGAGCGTAGGAGGTCTCTCGAAGCCCTTAGGTATGTGCGCCTTCAAGATGCCTTTGGAAAGGGGGCATCGGGGATCGCCCTCGTCACTCCCGTTGGGAGAATGGTCCTCGGAAGACCGGGGAGAATAATCGTCGGGCATGGGCGTTGGACTACGAGACTTGTAGTTGCGGGGATGGTAGCTGCCCGACGCGCCCTGCTTGGTCATCAGCGCCaacccttgaggtgaatggcGGTGCGGAGCTTCGTGTTTCCCTTTCTTGCCCGGGGAAAGCCTACCCTCGCGATGAGGAGGAGTACGATCTCTCTTCCGAGGAGTAACTTCGACCCTCTCTAGGTcggggcgtcgatgtttgacagccgccggacggggaggggaaggagtagcctggtgtctccgcgggggagagttggtctttCTGCGGCGCCGGCTCCTTTCCAGCGCGGCGATTCTTTCATTATGTTCGTCCAGTCGACGACCTTGAGCCTGCATAGACTCAGTTGTTTGTTTAAAGGCTGCGATTAAGGCTGCGATCTCAGAATTGGCCAAAGTTACGGCCTGCCCGGCGTTGTCTGCCGTGTTTAAGCTGAGGGTGTTTGCCCAATAGACGTTCGGTCAAGACCTCAACGTCCTCTTCATCGGACGAGACAGAGGTTTCCCGGCCGTCCCGGAGGTCGCTTTCTGGACCACGTGTTGTGGTGGTATTGTCACGCACCGGTGACAAAACGGtgtgttctggtaaaaactcaaaggggtttatattattgattaaatgatgTGGTTACACTTgattcaatcccaacaaccctgggagttttataagtcagaattcgatccttttacaaatgaaagtatggagctatttatagagcttctagtcttcttctccaagcaagggttcctaaaaatccggtccttagcatcttcttcggtggtatagcgtgaaaatagggatgaaaaccttggtctccaagctatggcggttgCTGGAAGTTGGTTTCTTCCTTCCCAAGTCAGTTGCTAACACAGGGAAGGaaaagatatttataataatacggGATTCAACTTCTGGGCGTTGCCTCGCTATCGTTAGTCACGCCCTGGGCTTCGTGTCGCCTAATTGGGTGTTTAGGATTTACTTGATTTGGGCCTTGTTCTCTTTCTGATATTCATTGGGCTTGTTGGCTATATCCTCATgtccattgcccagtccacagccccccaagtaCGAAGTCCAAAGGAGTGAAGTACTTAAATGTGATTCGAAATTTCCCTCTCAATATTATGGCGCGAAATGATTTCTATCACGTCCTCTCCCACCTTCTGGCGCACGTTCCTCTGTTCGTGTGTGATTTTTATCAACCGTCTCCCTACTTACCGCTGCCACGATAAGATTTCTTTACCTATAAATGAAGCATCCGGTGCCTTGATCAATTCATCCTTTCTTGTCTGCTGAAAAGTTGAGACTTCCTTTCAAAGTTATGTCTCCTAAAAATCCTCCCTTTGAATGCGGTCAGTCTCCCGATTCTCCGGTTATCAAGCGACTCCGCCGTATGTTGAACCTGAGTACGGAGGACTTAATGGACGATTTTGGTGAGTTCTCGGAATTTGTCAAAGAGCTTAATGATTATTGCTGGAGGTTGACCAAGGAAGAGAAGCGTTTTCTTGACAGTGTGCTGCGTCTGGAGAAGGAGTTGAAGGATAGTGCATCctttgtgattgctgtggagaatgtcaaagaaTGCCATGCCGAAGTTACCGAAGCTGTCGACAGccagatagagatcacgaaagaGACCATGGGTGTGCAGGAGGAGATCTTAGGAATATGCTTTAACGAGGAGCGGAGAGTGGACGATCGTTTGGCGCTGCTgaacaaggagatgaagccgcttgtgaagaggaagagggctcttcaag from Trifolium pratense cultivar HEN17-A07 linkage group LG5, ARS_RC_1.1, whole genome shotgun sequence encodes:
- the LOC123886867 gene encoding uncharacterized protein LOC123886867, producing the protein MPDDYSPRSSEDHSPNGSDEGDPRCPLSKGILKAHIPKGFERPPTLPAYDGLTDPDDHIANVNANLDFRNISGAIRCRLFPTTLRKGAMAWYQSLPPHSIHSWRDLTDKFCRHFTASRKHPKIVLALEAIYQAEEETLRNFVERFNKEAVQVETTDDMKKYLLQRGLRPGSDFSKAVGIEKPPTWDDLLEKAQKYIQYEEVQAADVARLARPESSHPARESTHRSDDRGDDRGSDRGGDRGGDRGGERGRDRRRGER